The DNA sequence CTGTTCTGATACATCGTAAAGAGAAGATATTGTCTGGAGGCTTCCAGGTGTGACCACTTAGGTGTTCATGTTCGAGCCCGGACCCGTTTGAATCCTGTTGATTGCCTAGCCGGCTCGACACGGGATGAGGGTCTGGAGCAAGATAGGTAAGCCTGTCAGATGGGTTGTCTGGTATTTGAAGCTTGCTTCGGATGACAGATGATCTGATTGGCGTTGCCTGACCGCGCGTCACCGGACAAATCTCGAGAAGCTGGTCTTAAGGACCCATGCCTGATGAACGCCGGCGCGTTTGTCACCATAGGCAGGGTCCGAACACGTCGATGACATCTGACATAACCAGGGCTGTAAAAGGTAGCTTTGGTTTTTTGAGTGGCTTTGACCCTTGCAAGGGTCTGGGCCATTCGGTGTTTCCATGCATTTGGAAGCAGGATTGACCTGGCAAGCCGCAAGGTTTGTGAGGGAAGTCAAATGGGATGGGCATTGGCAATGAGAATGATCAAGCGTTATAAGGGCATTCGGTGGATGCCTTGGCATGCACAGGCGATGGAAGGACGTGATACGCTGCGATAAGCCACGGGGAGCTGCGAATAAGCTTTGATCCGTGGATTTCCGAATGGGGAAACCCACCTTAGATGCCTAGAAAATCATTATAGTTGCCGGTTTAGCTGGTGCTGACCGCTCACGCGGAATGCATTGGCCGGTCATGTGAAGCTTGCTTCATGTGGTCAAGCTGTCGACTGCAATGGTTTCTAGGTATCGTTACAAGGTATCTTATCCTGAATACATAGGGGTAAGAAGCGAACGCGGGGAACTGAAACATCTAAGTACCCGTAGGAAAGGACATCAACCGAGACTCCGTCAGTAGCGGCGAGCGAACGCGGACCAGGCCAGTGGCATTGGTAAGTAAAGTGGAATGATCTGGAAAGGTCGGCCGTAGCGGGTGATAGCCCCGTACACGTAATCCTTATCATTGTCCTAGAGTAAGGCGGGACACGTGAAATCCTGTCTGAACGTGGGGGGACCACCCTCCAAGCCTAAGTACTCGTGCATGACCGATAGCGAACAAGTACCGTGAGGGAAAGGTGAAAAGCACCCCGACAAGGGGAGTGAAATAGTTCCTGAAACCGGATGCCTACAAGCAGTCGGAGCCCGCAAGGGTGACGGCGTACCTTTTGTATAATGGGTCAACGACTTAGTGCAGCTAGCAAGCTTAAGCCGATAGGTGTAGGCGCAGCGAAAGCGAGTCTTAATAGGGCGTTAGTTTGTTGCATTAGACCCGAAACCGAGTGATCTAGCCATGAGCAGGTTGAAGGTTGGGTAACACCAACTGGAGGACCGAACCCATATCTGTTGCAATAGATCGGGATGACTTGTGGTTAGGGGTGAAAGGCCAATCAAACTCGGAGATAGCTGGTTCTCCGCGAAAACTATTTAGGTAGTGCGTCGATCGAATACCCTCGGGGGTAGAGCACTGGATGGGCTATGGGGACTCACCGTCTTACTGATCCTAACCAAACTCCGAATACCGAGGAGTACTAATCGGCAGACACACGGCGGGTGCTAACGTCCGTCGTGGAAAGGGAAACAACCCTGACCTCCATCTAAGGTCCCCAAGTCATGGCTAAGTGGGAAAGGATGTGAGACTCCCAAAACAACCAGGATGTTGGCTTAGAAGCAGCCATCATTTAAAGAAAGCGTAACAGCTCACTGGTCTAATTAAGGGGTCTTGCGCCGAAAATGTACCGGGGCTAAAGCCATGCACCGAAGCTGAGGATGTGCACGCAAGTGTACGTGGTAGCGGAGCGTTCTGTAAGTCTGTGAAGGGAGACCCGTGAGGGCTCCTGGAGATATCAGAAGTGCGAATGTTGACATGAGTAACGATAAAGGGAGTGAGAGACTCCCTCGCCGAAAGACCAAGGGTTCCTGCTTAAAGTTAATCTGAGCAGGGTGAGCCGGCCCCTAAGGCGAGGCCGAAAGGCGTAGTCGATGGGAACCACGTTAATATTCGTGGGCCTGGTGGTAGTGACGGATCTCGTGTGTTGTATCTCCTTACTGGATTGGAGGTGCAGCGAAGAGGTTCCAGGAAATAGCTCCACCGTATAGACCGTACCCGAAACCGACACAGGTGGTCAGGTAGAGAATACCAAGGCGCTTGAGAGAACTGCGTTGAAGGAACTCGGCAAATTGCACGCGTAACTTCGGAAGAAGCGTGACCCTTTTTTACGCAAGTGAAAGAGGGTGGCACAGACCAGGGGGTAGCGACTGTTTATCAAAAACACAGGGCTCTGCGAAGTCGCAAGACGACGTATAGGGCCTGACGCCTGCCCGGTGCTGGAAGGTTAAGAGGAGAGGTGCAAGCTTTGAATCGAAGCCCCAGTAAACGGCGGCCGTAACTATAACGGTCCTAAGGTAGCGAAATTCCTTGTCGGGTAAGTTCCGACCTGCACGAATGGCGTAACGACTTCCCCGCTGTCTCCAACGCAGACTCAGTGAAATTGAATTCCCCGTGAAGATGCGGGGTTCCTGCGGTCAGACGGAAAGACCCCGTGCACCTTTACTATAGCTTTACACTGGCATTCGCCAAGGCATGTGTAGGATAGGTGGTAGGCTTTGAAGCGTGGGCGCCAGCTCGCGTGGAGCCATCCTTGAAATACCACCCTTATCTTCGTGGATGTCTAACCGCGGTCCGTTATCCGGATCCGGGACAGTGTATGGTGGGTAGTTTGACTGGGGCGGTCGCCTCCGAAAGAGTAACGGAGGCGCGCGATGGTAGGCTCAGACCGGTCGGAAATCGGTCGTCGAGTGCAATGGCATAAGCCTGCCTGACTGCGAGACTGACAAGTCGAGCAGAGACGAAAGTCGGTCATAGTGATCCGGTGGTCCCGCGTGGAAGGGCCATCGCTCAACGGATAAAAGGTACGCCGGGGATAACAGGCTGATGACCCCCAAGAGTCCATATCGACGGGGTTGTTTGGCACCTCGATGTCGGCTCATCGCATCCTGGGGCTGGAGCAGGTCCCAAGGGTTTGGCTGTTCGCCAATTAAAGCGGTACGTGAGCTGGGTTCAGAACGTCGTGAGACAGTTCGGTCCCTATCTGCCGTGGGTGTAGGAATATTGATGGGATCTGTCCCTAGTACGAGAGGACCGGGATGGACGTATCTCTGGTGGACCTGTTGTCGTGCCAACGGCATAGCAGGGTAGCTATATACGGAATGGATAACCGCTGAAAGCATCTAAGCGGGAAACCAACCCAAAAACGAGTATTCCCTGAGAGTCGTGGAAGACTACCACGTTGATAGGCTGGGTGTGGAAGCGCGGTAACGTGTGAAGCTTACCAGTACTAATAGCTCGATCGGCTTGATTGTTCTCATTGCTTGTGCTCATCGAACAATCTTGATGGACTTGCGCAGCTAACGCTTCGCAAAGCCACAAAGATTGCAAGGACGAGACGACGTGTTCACAAGACAAAAAGGGTTTAGCCACCCGCCAGCTTCTCATACAGTTTACTGATGTGTTCCATTCGCGTGGGGCATGGTCAGCCAGGACGTCTAACCGTCCCGGCCAGTAAGCATGTTGCGCTTTGCCGACCTGGTGGTTATGGCGGGGCGGCTGCACCCGTTCCCATTCCGAACACGGCCGTGAAACGCCCCAGCGCCGATGGTACTTCGTCTTAAGACGCGGGAGAGTAGGTCGCTGCCAGGTCTGCAAATCGCAACATTCATCTTCTCATTTACGAAAATTGGAACACCGCGGGTCGCACGTCGCGGCCCGTTTTTGCTTTTATGCCTCAAGCATACTACGCTTGAGGCCTGTCGCGGGGTGGAGCAGCCCGGTAGCTCGTCAGGCTCATAACCTGAAGGTCGCAGGTTCAAATCCTGCCCCCGCAACCAAATTCCCAAACAACATGAAATGCATAAACAACGCCCCCAGGGGCGTTCTTGGCGTTTGGTGACGTAAGATAAGTGTCACCAGCGGCTCCGGTCACGTAGCAAGATAGCCCTCGGCGGTCTTCGCCAATCGCTGGCCTGCTCCGCTGAAGCGATCAAGGTTCACTGAGGAACGGATCGTTCATTGCCCGGCAGGCGATTGCGCAGCAATCTGTCGAGAACTGGGGCCATGACATGGAGGGATAGATTCGGCGGGCGCCTGCATCGAAACCCTGTCCCTTCGAGTCTGTCGCCCCATGAAGAGAGCCAGTTCATTGCAGACGGCATCTAGTTCCGAGGATGGATTCAGTAGACAAGTTCATAGGCCGAGTAGCCGTCCGATTCTGCCATATCGAGCATCAGGGCTGATAGCGTGGTGACAGAAATGCATTGGTGAAATAGTCCTGCACCGTCATCGCCGGGGGCGAGAGAGTGGATGATTTGCGTGTCGCGAGGCCCACATCCATCGTCGGAATTTCGATGTCGGTGGCAACTGTCTCGATTCGGCGCCCCTCCAGCGACCATGGGCGATAGACCATGTCCGAGAGGATCGTCACACCCTGGGCGTTGGCCACCAGCGAGCGAACCGCCTCGACCGAAGAGGTGCGCAGCTTGACGTTGGGCTGCTGGTTGTTGGCGTTCCAGTATTTCATCGCGCTGTGGGCGGCTTCGTCCACTGTCAGCATGATGTAGGGTTGCTTGGCGATTTCACGCAACGGGGTTTTCTGCGCCTTGGAGAAGGGGTGCCCCGCAGGCACCCACAGGCGGCGCGGTGATCTTAAAAGGGTCTGGGTTTCGATGTCGGGCGATTCGATGTTAGAGGTCAGCACCACCGCCATGTCGATCCGCGAGGTCAGCAATTCCTCTTCGATGCTGTGCCGGTTCATCTCGTGGATCTTGATCTCGATGCCGGGATAGAGCTGCGATATGCGATCAAGATGGTAGGGCAGGAAATAACCCAGAACGGTATAGGTGGCAGCGAGGGAAATGACCCCGCTGACTTCGGAATGGCGTGGCTGGAGGTTTTGGGCAGCTTCGATCTTCTCGAGGATTTCACGCGCCGAGGCCAGGAATTCGCGACCCTGGTCGGTGATTTCCATGCCCTGCGCGGTGCGCACAAAAAGCGCCGCTCCAAGGATGGCTTCGAGCTCGCGCACGGCGCTGGTGACGGCCGATTGCGAGATCGACAGGGCCTTGGCGGCACGGCTGACCTGTCCG is a window from the Hoeflea sp. IMCC20628 genome containing:
- a CDS encoding LysR family transcriptional regulator, whose product is MNFKHLKYFVATAETGQVSRAAKALSISQSAVTSAVRELEAILGAALFVRTAQGMEITDQGREFLASAREILEKIEAAQNLQPRHSEVSGVISLAATYTVLGYFLPYHLDRISQLYPGIEIKIHEMNRHSIEEELLTSRIDMAVVLTSNIESPDIETQTLLRSPRRLWVPAGHPFSKAQKTPLREIAKQPYIMLTVDEAAHSAMKYWNANNQQPNVKLRTSSVEAVRSLVANAQGVTILSDMVYRPWSLEGRRIETVATDIEIPTMDVGLATRKSSTLSPPAMTVQDYFTNAFLSPRYQP